From Magnolia sinica isolate HGM2019 chromosome 13, MsV1, whole genome shotgun sequence, one genomic window encodes:
- the LOC131223928 gene encoding laccase-3-like: MGACYTLVALSLLFAIAAQLGTAEVHYHNFVVQAKPVKRLCKTHNIITVNGQYPGPTLEVRNGDSLVIKVVNRARYNVTLHWHGIRQLRTGWADGPEFVTQCPIKPGGRYTYRFTIKGQEGTLWWHAHSSWLRATVYGALIIYPELNKHYPFNKPKREATVILGEWWDANPIDVVNRAARTGAAPNVSNAYTINGQPGDLYKCSSKGTVIVPVASGQTNLLRIINAALNQELYFAIAGHELIVVAADASYTKPFTTSILMIAPGQTTDVLLIANQPPGRYYIAARAYVTTQNAAFDNTTTTAILEYKSAPCPSKGSSTTKTSKPIFPSLPAYNDSGPATAFAAGIRSPSPAPVPNNVDVNLFFTVGLGTFNCPRGRTCGGPNGNRFTASMNNISFVLPRNLSMLQAHQFGIPGIFTTDFPAFPPVQFDYTAANVSQALWQPIPGTKVFKVKYGSTVQIVLQDTNIVTGENHPIHLHGYDFYILAQGFGNFNPRTDTQNFNLIDPPLRNTVAVPVSGWAVIRFVADNPGVWLMHCHLDVHITWGLAMALLVENGVGKLQSLEPPPADLPPC, from the exons ATGGGAGCTTGTTACACCCTTGTAGCTCTTTCCCTTCTCTTTGCAATCGCAGCACAGCTGGGTACCGCTGAAGTTCACTACCATAACTTCGTG GTTCAAGCAAAACCAGTGAAGAGGCTGTGCAAAACCCACAACATAATAACCGTGAATGGCCAATACCCTGGCCCCACTTTGGAAGTGAGGAATGGAGACTCTCTAGTCATCAAAGTTGTGAATAGAGCCAGATACAATGTCACCTTGCATTG gcatggaATACGGCAGTTGAGAACAGGATGGGCAGATGGGCCGGAGTTTGTGACCCAGTGTCCGATAAAACCAGGAGGAAGATACACATACAGATTTACGATTAAAGGGCAGGAAGGGACATTGTGGTGGCATGCTCATAGTTCATGGTTGCGGGCCACTGTTTATGGAGCCTTAATCATTTATCCTGAGTTGAACAAACACTATCCATTCAACAAGCCCAAGCGTGAAGCAACCGTTATCCTCG gAGAATGGTGGGATGCAAATCCAATAGACGTAGTGAATCGGGCAGCAAGAACAGGAGCAGCTCCCAATGTATCCAATGCTTACACAATCAACGGTCAACCTGGCGATCTCTACAAGTGCTCCAGCAAAG GTACTGTGATAGTTCCGGTAGCCTCAGGCCAGACGAACCTCCTCCGAATTATTAATGCTGCACTGAACCAGGAGCTTTACTTTGCAATTGCTGGACATGAATTGATAGTTGTAGCTGCAGACGCATCTTATACTAAACCATTCACAACATCTATACTAATGATCGCTCCTGGTCAGACCACTGATGTCCTTCTTATAGCTAACCAACCACCTGGTCGCTATTACATCGCTGCACGTGCCTACGTCACTACTCAAAATGCCGCTTTTGATAACACCACAACCACTGCTATCCTCGAGTACAAATCTGCCCCTTGTCCTTCTAAAGGATCTTCCACTACCAAAACCTCCAAACCTATCTTCCCATCTCTACCAGCCTACAACGATAGTGGCCCTGCCACTGCATTCGCAGCTGGTATACGAAGCCCATCACCTGCACCTGTCCCCAACAACGTTGATGTCAACCTCTTCTTTACTGTGGGCCTTGGTACCTTCAATTGCCCTCGTGGCCGTACTTGTGGTGGTCCAAATGGAAACCGCTTCACCGCCAGTATGAACAACATCTCCTTCGTGCTTCCAAGGAACCTTTCCATGTTGCAAGCCCACCAGTTTGGCATCCCAGGAATCTTCACCACTGATTTCCCAGCATTCCCACCAGTTCAATTTGATTATACTGCTGCTAACGTGAGCCAGGCATTGTGGCAACCCATTCCAGGGACTAAGGTTTTCAAAGTAAAGTACGGTTCAACAGTCCAGATTGTGTTACAGGACACTAATATAGTTACTGGGGAGAATCACCCTATTCATCTCCATGGTTACGATTTCTACATCCTCGCACAAGGGTTCGGGAATTTTAATCCACGAACAGACACCCAAAACTTCAACCTCATTGATCCACCGCTTAGGAACACCGTTGCAGTTCCCGTCAGTGGATGGGCCGTCATCCGATTTGTTGCTGATAATCCAG GAGTTTGGCTGATGCATTGTCACTTGGATGTTCATATCACATGGGGCTTGGCCATGGCTTTGCTTGTTGAGAATGGAGTCGGAAAGTTGCAGTCCTTGGAGCCTCCTCCAGCTGATCTGCCCCCGTGTTAG